Proteins from a genomic interval of Eretmochelys imbricata isolate rEreImb1 unplaced genomic scaffold, rEreImb1.hap1 Scaffold_43, whole genome shotgun sequence:
- the MDP1 gene encoding magnesium-dependent phosphatase 1 isoform X2, whose amino-acid sequence MAQHVMPSWHSPAHSSDQPGLPHPAQTLPPAPRLSLSPAPSHPPSLSVTLPPTKGTRCATSLGWLCLTWITPCGPSGLTPTWTPPFQRGRAGSVLDARGRPVQLYPEVLAVLERLQGLGVPMAAASRRDPRRHPAAGALRLALLPAPGGDLPRGEERPLPQAAAGHRGPLRPDAVLRR is encoded by the exons ATGGCCCAACACGTGATGCCCAGCTGGCACAGCCCGGCCCACTCCAGCGATCAGCCGGGTCTGCCCCATCCAGCCCAGacgctcccccctgctccccgtctgtccctctctccagcccccagccaccccccatctctctctgttaCCCTCCCCCCGACAAAGGGGACCCGATGTGCCACCTCCCTGGGCTGGTTGTGTTTGACCTGG ATTACACCCTGTGGCCCTTCTGGGTTGACACCCACGTGGACCCCCCCCTTCCAGCGGGGCAG GGCTGGCTCGGTGCTGGATGCCCGCGGCCGCCCCGTCCAGCTGTACCCCGAGGTGCTGGCCGTGCTGGAGCGACTGCAGGGCCTGGGCGTCCCCATGGCAGCCGCCTcccg GCGAGACCCACGGCGCCACCCAGCTGCTGGAGCTCTTCGGCTTGCACTGCTTCCTGCACCGGGTGGAGATCTACCCCGGGGGGAAGAGCGCCCACTTCCACAG
- the MDP1 gene encoding magnesium-dependent phosphatase 1 isoform X3 has product MAQHVMPSWHSPAHSSDQPGLPHPAQTLPPAPRLSLSPAPSHPPSLSVTLPPTKGTRCATSLGWLCLTWITPCGPSGLTPTWTPPFQRGRAGSVLDARGRPVQLYPEVLAVLERLQGLGVPMAAASRRDPRRHPAAGALRLALLPAPGGDLPRGEERPLPQVSPASWSLME; this is encoded by the exons ATGGCCCAACACGTGATGCCCAGCTGGCACAGCCCGGCCCACTCCAGCGATCAGCCGGGTCTGCCCCATCCAGCCCAGacgctcccccctgctccccgtctgtccctctctccagcccccagccaccccccatctctctctgttaCCCTCCCCCCGACAAAGGGGACCCGATGTGCCACCTCCCTGGGCTGGTTGTGTTTGACCTGG ATTACACCCTGTGGCCCTTCTGGGTTGACACCCACGTGGACCCCCCCCTTCCAGCGGGGCAG GGCTGGCTCGGTGCTGGATGCCCGCGGCCGCCCCGTCCAGCTGTACCCCGAGGTGCTGGCCGTGCTGGAGCGACTGCAGGGCCTGGGCGTCCCCATGGCAGCCGCCTcccg GCGAGACCCACGGCGCCACCCAGCTGCTGGAGCTCTTCGGCTTGCACTGCTTCCTGCACCGGGTGGAGATCTACCCCGGGGGGAAGAGCGCCCACTTCCACAG
- the MDP1 gene encoding magnesium-dependent phosphatase 1 isoform X4, protein MAQHVMPSWHSPAHSSDQPGLPHPAQTLPPAPRLSLSPAPSHPPSLSVTLPPTKGTRCATSLGWLCLTWITPCGPSGLTPTWTPPFQRGRAGSVLDARGRPVQLYPEVLAVLERLQGLGVPMAAASRTGETHGATQLLELFGLHCFLHRVEIYPGGKSAHFHRCHLRPGP, encoded by the exons ATGGCCCAACACGTGATGCCCAGCTGGCACAGCCCGGCCCACTCCAGCGATCAGCCGGGTCTGCCCCATCCAGCCCAGacgctcccccctgctccccgtctgtccctctctccagcccccagccaccccccatctctctctgttaCCCTCCCCCCGACAAAGGGGACCCGATGTGCCACCTCCCTGGGCTGGTTGTGTTTGACCTGG ATTACACCCTGTGGCCCTTCTGGGTTGACACCCACGTGGACCCCCCCCTTCCAGCGGGGCAG GGCTGGCTCGGTGCTGGATGCCCGCGGCCGCCCCGTCCAGCTGTACCCCGAGGTGCTGGCCGTGCTGGAGCGACTGCAGGGCCTGGGCGTCCCCATGGCAGCCGCCTcccg gacagGCGAGACCCACGGCGCCACCCAGCTGCTGGAGCTCTTCGGCTTGCACTGCTTCCTGCACCGGGTGGAGATCTACCCCGGGGGGAAGAGCGCCCACTTCCACAG